The following proteins come from a genomic window of Synechococcus sp. NB0720_010:
- the hemH gene encoding ferrochelatase codes for MAKVGVVLLNLGGPERIQDVGPFLYNLFADPEIIRLPNPALQKPLAWLISSLRAGKSQAAYRSIGGGSPLRRITEQQARELQSTLRQRGIEATSYVAMRYWHPFTESAVADIKADGIDEVVVLPLYPHFSISTSGSSFRELQRLRQGDPAFSKLPIRCIRSYYNDPGYIGAMAELIGKEIQACPDPATAHVFFSAHGVPKSYVEEAGDPYQKEIEGCAQLIMDKLAADLGHANPFTLAYQSRVGPVEWLKPYTDDALNELGESGVKDLVVVPISFVSEHIETLEEIDIEYREIATEAGITNFRRVPALDTTPSFIQGLANLVQHALEGPEVNLDQAAALPTQVKLYPQDKWAWGWNNSSEVWNGRLAMLGFSAFLLELLSGRGPLHSIGLL; via the coding sequence ATGGCCAAGGTCGGCGTGGTGTTGCTGAACCTGGGCGGCCCTGAGCGCATTCAGGACGTCGGTCCCTTCCTCTACAACCTCTTCGCTGACCCGGAAATCATCCGGCTGCCCAATCCGGCGCTACAAAAACCCCTGGCCTGGCTGATCAGCAGCCTGCGCGCCGGCAAGTCCCAAGCCGCCTACCGCTCCATCGGTGGGGGCTCCCCCCTCCGGCGCATCACCGAGCAGCAGGCCCGCGAGCTGCAAAGCACCCTGCGCCAGCGCGGCATCGAGGCCACCAGCTACGTGGCGATGCGCTACTGGCACCCCTTTACCGAGTCGGCCGTGGCCGACATCAAGGCCGATGGGATCGATGAGGTGGTGGTCCTGCCCCTCTATCCCCACTTCTCGATCAGCACCAGCGGCTCAAGCTTCCGTGAACTGCAGCGCCTGCGCCAGGGCGACCCCGCCTTCTCCAAGCTGCCGATCCGCTGCATTCGCAGCTACTACAACGACCCCGGTTACATCGGCGCCATGGCCGAGTTGATCGGCAAGGAAATCCAGGCCTGCCCCGATCCGGCCACGGCCCACGTCTTCTTCTCCGCCCACGGCGTCCCCAAGAGCTACGTCGAGGAAGCCGGTGACCCCTATCAAAAGGAGATCGAGGGCTGCGCCCAGCTGATCATGGACAAGCTGGCCGCCGATCTCGGCCACGCCAACCCCTTCACGCTTGCCTACCAGAGCCGCGTCGGTCCGGTGGAGTGGCTCAAGCCCTACACCGATGACGCCCTTAATGAACTCGGGGAGTCCGGGGTGAAGGACCTGGTGGTCGTCCCCATCAGCTTCGTCAGCGAGCACATCGAAACGCTCGAAGAGATCGATATCGAGTACCGCGAAATTGCCACAGAAGCCGGCATCACGAATTTCCGACGCGTTCCGGCCCTCGACACCACCCCATCCTTTATTCAGGGCCTGGCCAACCTGGTCCAGCACGCCTTGGAAGGTCCAGAGGTCAACCTGGATCAAGCCGCGGCCCTGCCAACCCAGGTCAAGCTCTATCCCCAGGACAAGTGGGCCTGGGGCTGGAACAACAGCTCCGAGGTCTGGAACGGACGCTTGGCAATGCTCGGCTTCTCCGCTTTCCTGCTGGAGTTGCTGAGCGGTCGTGGCCCGCTGCATTCCATCGGCCTGCTCTAA
- a CDS encoding site-specific integrase: MSLERLDLALREHNALLAASGVSLRLERRGSRLGLRGPLPCRSGGSDQRVQRISLGLDADPAGLEQARHQLKLVLQQLQQQRFCWDDWLQTKDAPTGPLPPATASSLAARLQRFEQGFFQDPRRRRNPSGARTTWSSAYLPYVRRLERLAGDQGMAWGLPLLEAVLESYPLASRGRQQCGTTLAALARAEGLALPPDWGERAGGYGLHAAQFRQLPSDLQILEWLERIPNPGWRLAYGLMATYGLRNHEVFFTDLSALAPGGDRVIRVLPTSKTGEHQVWPFQPEWVERFGLEQLGAQRQLLPAVCTDLRRTTLQQVGRRVAEQFRRYDLPLTPYDLRHAWAVRTIHIGLPDTVAARMMGHSVAIHTRTYHHWITRRDQQQAVDTALARHQASAA; this comes from the coding sequence ATCAGCCTCGAACGCCTCGATCTGGCCCTTCGGGAACACAACGCGCTGCTGGCCGCCAGCGGTGTTTCGCTGCGGCTGGAGCGCCGGGGCTCCCGGCTCGGCCTGAGGGGACCCTTGCCCTGCCGCAGCGGTGGGTCGGATCAGCGGGTGCAACGGATCAGCCTTGGTCTTGACGCTGACCCAGCCGGCCTCGAGCAGGCCCGCCACCAACTGAAGCTGGTCCTGCAGCAGCTTCAGCAGCAGCGCTTCTGCTGGGACGACTGGCTTCAAACCAAGGACGCTCCCACGGGGCCATTGCCCCCAGCGACGGCCTCTTCGCTTGCGGCGCGGCTGCAGCGCTTTGAGCAGGGGTTTTTCCAAGATCCGCGCCGCCGCCGCAATCCCTCCGGAGCCCGGACGACCTGGAGCAGCGCCTATCTGCCCTATGTCCGCCGCCTCGAGCGCTTGGCTGGGGATCAGGGGATGGCCTGGGGCCTGCCGCTTCTGGAGGCCGTTCTGGAGAGTTATCCCCTGGCCTCGCGGGGGCGACAGCAGTGCGGCACCACCCTCGCGGCCCTGGCTCGAGCCGAAGGGTTGGCGTTGCCCCCTGACTGGGGTGAGCGGGCGGGGGGCTATGGCCTGCATGCCGCCCAATTTCGCCAGCTCCCAAGCGACCTTCAGATCCTGGAGTGGCTTGAGCGCATTCCTAACCCCGGATGGCGCTTGGCCTACGGCCTGATGGCGACCTATGGCCTACGCAACCATGAGGTCTTCTTCACCGACCTCTCCGCCTTGGCACCCGGGGGCGATCGGGTGATCCGTGTGTTGCCCACGAGCAAGACCGGAGAGCACCAGGTTTGGCCCTTTCAACCGGAGTGGGTGGAGCGCTTCGGCTTGGAGCAACTAGGGGCTCAGCGTCAGCTTCTGCCGGCGGTCTGTACCGATCTCCGCCGCACCACCCTGCAGCAGGTCGGCCGCCGTGTTGCCGAGCAGTTCCGTCGCTACGACCTGCCCCTCACCCCCTATGACCTGCGCCATGCCTGGGCGGTTCGCACGATCCACATCGGTCTGCCCGACACGGTGGCGGCTCGGATGATGGGCCACTCCGTGGCGATCCACACCAGGACTTATCACCACTGGATCACCCGCCGGGATCAGCAGCAGGCTGTGGATACGGCCCTGGCCCGGCACCAGGCGAGCGCGGCTTAA
- the cobO gene encoding cob(I)yrinic acid a,c-diamide adenosyltransferase has product MGGDLAPEATADAYQRRMARRKEVQQQRVGERSLEKGLVLVFTGDGKGKTTAALGLVLRTLGHGEQVAVVQFIKGGWQPGEAKALELFGEALHWHALGEGFTWETQDRERDRALVQQAWKRSCEYLADPQRKLVVLDEVNVALKLGYLDLEDLLEGLMLRPPLTHVALTGRGAPAALVERADLVTEMKLVRHPFREQGVKAQAGIEF; this is encoded by the coding sequence ATGGGCGGAGACCTGGCCCCTGAGGCCACAGCCGATGCCTACCAGCGGCGCATGGCTCGCCGCAAGGAAGTGCAGCAGCAGCGGGTTGGGGAGCGCTCCCTGGAGAAGGGACTGGTGCTGGTTTTCACCGGTGATGGCAAGGGCAAGACCACGGCAGCCCTGGGGTTGGTGCTGCGGACCTTGGGCCACGGGGAGCAGGTGGCCGTTGTGCAGTTCATTAAGGGGGGCTGGCAACCCGGCGAGGCCAAGGCGCTGGAGCTGTTTGGTGAAGCGCTGCACTGGCATGCCCTTGGGGAGGGCTTTACCTGGGAAACCCAGGACCGCGAGCGTGACCGTGCCTTGGTGCAGCAGGCCTGGAAGCGCTCCTGCGAGTACCTCGCTGATCCCCAGCGCAAGTTGGTGGTCCTCGATGAAGTGAATGTGGCCCTCAAGTTGGGCTACCTCGATCTGGAGGATCTGTTGGAGGGATTGATGCTGCGGCCGCCCTTGACCCATGTGGCGCTCACCGGCCGCGGCGCTCCGGCGGCGTTAGTGGAGCGTGCTGATCTGGTGACGGAGATGAAGCTTGTGCGCCATCCCTTCCGGGAACAGGGGGTAAAAGCCCAGGCGGGTATTGAGTTCTAA
- the pyrH gene encoding UMP kinase, giving the protein MAYQRVLLKLSGEALMGEQGYGIDPAVVDAIAKDVAAVVSDGSQLAIVVGGGNIFRGLKGSAAGMDRATADYVGMLATVMNAITLQDGLERAGIPTRVQSAISMQEVAEPYIRRKAIRHMEKGRVVIFAAGTGNPFFTTDTTAALRAAEIGADVVFKATKVDGVYDKDPNKHADAVRYESLSFMDVLSKELEVMDSTAIALCKDNAIPIVVFDLFGSGNIGRAVRGEPIGTSILPSA; this is encoded by the coding sequence ATGGCCTATCAGCGCGTGTTGCTGAAGCTCAGCGGCGAAGCCCTGATGGGCGAGCAGGGCTACGGCATCGATCCTGCGGTGGTGGATGCCATCGCTAAGGATGTCGCCGCTGTGGTCTCCGACGGCAGCCAGCTGGCGATCGTGGTGGGCGGCGGCAACATCTTCCGCGGTCTTAAGGGGTCCGCCGCCGGCATGGACCGGGCCACCGCTGACTACGTCGGCATGTTGGCGACGGTGATGAATGCCATCACGCTCCAGGACGGATTGGAGCGGGCCGGCATTCCCACCCGCGTCCAGAGCGCCATCTCGATGCAGGAGGTTGCGGAGCCTTACATCCGTCGCAAGGCCATCCGCCACATGGAGAAGGGGCGCGTGGTGATCTTTGCCGCCGGTACGGGTAATCCCTTCTTCACCACGGACACCACCGCTGCGTTGCGGGCCGCTGAGATCGGAGCCGACGTGGTGTTCAAGGCCACCAAGGTCGACGGGGTCTACGACAAGGACCCCAACAAGCACGCCGACGCGGTGCGTTACGAGAGCCTCTCGTTCATGGATGTCCTCAGCAAAGAGCTAGAGGTCATGGACAGCACGGCCATCGCCCTCTGCAAGGACAACGCCATCCCAATCGTGGTGTTTGATCTGTTCGGTTCCGGCAACATTGGTCGGGCTGTGCGCGGTGAGCCCATCGGCACCAGCATCCTTCCTTCGGCCTGA
- the frr gene encoding ribosome recycling factor codes for MDLEASMRKSVDSTQRTFNTIRTGRANASLLDKIQVEYYGADTPLKSLATISTPDSSTIQLQPFDGSSLGLIEKAISMSDLGLTCNNDGKLIRINIPPLTEDRRKELCKLAAKYAEEGKVALRNVRRDAIDKVKKQEKEGEFSEDQSRDEQDKVQKLTDKFIAEIEKLLAEKEADILKV; via the coding sequence ATGGATCTCGAAGCCAGCATGCGCAAGTCGGTGGATTCCACCCAGCGCACCTTCAACACGATTCGCACCGGCCGGGCGAATGCGTCGCTGCTCGACAAGATCCAGGTGGAGTACTACGGCGCGGATACGCCGCTGAAGTCCCTGGCCACCATCAGCACCCCCGACTCCTCGACGATCCAACTGCAGCCCTTCGATGGCAGCTCCTTGGGGCTGATCGAGAAGGCCATTTCGATGAGTGACCTGGGGCTGACTTGCAACAACGACGGCAAGTTGATCCGTATCAACATCCCGCCCCTGACGGAGGACCGCCGCAAGGAGCTCTGCAAGTTGGCGGCGAAGTATGCCGAGGAGGGCAAGGTGGCCCTGCGCAACGTTCGCCGCGATGCGATCGACAAGGTGAAAAAGCAGGAGAAGGAGGGCGAGTTCTCCGAGGATCAAAGCCGCGATGAGCAGGACAAGGTCCAAAAGCTCACCGACAAGTTCATTGCTGAGATCGAGAAACTGCTGGCTGAGAAGGAAGCAGACATCCTCAAGGTGTGA
- a CDS encoding NAD(P)/FAD-dependent oxidoreductase, with translation MSEPHCFDVAVVGAGAAGGAAAFHLAARGRRVLLLEAQSLPRAKPCGGGMAASVQRWFPFDLQPAVDRVITQVKFTWCLEDPVVAVLPGDSPFWIVQRSKLDHYLVERAVAEGAELLDGSEVSSIHRDGDRWMLEAGGHGYRARAVMIADGSNSRFAAPLGLGPSQPRFAEALAAEVDAEVLEGDTARFEFGLVRHGFCWAFPRQGGYSIGVGTFIGREAADADAVLTELLPSLGLAPDAGLRRRSPLRVWDGHYPLHVPGAVVVGDAASLCDPFLAEGLRPALMSGVRAADAVDRYLGSSAADEQQQALAQYSAQMRQHWGDSMAWGRRIAQVFYRVPKVGYQLGIKRPTAPQRIAQILSGEMGYGDIAQRVIKRLLFQRG, from the coding sequence GTGAGCGAACCGCACTGTTTTGATGTCGCCGTTGTCGGCGCCGGTGCTGCCGGCGGCGCAGCGGCCTTCCACCTGGCTGCGCGGGGACGTCGTGTTCTGCTGCTTGAGGCGCAGTCCCTTCCCAGGGCCAAACCCTGTGGCGGTGGCATGGCGGCCTCCGTGCAGCGTTGGTTTCCCTTTGATCTGCAGCCGGCCGTTGATCGCGTGATCACCCAGGTGAAATTCACCTGGTGCCTGGAGGATCCGGTGGTGGCGGTCCTTCCTGGCGACTCTCCGTTTTGGATCGTGCAGCGCTCCAAGCTGGACCACTATCTGGTTGAGCGGGCCGTTGCGGAGGGTGCGGAACTGCTGGATGGCTCCGAAGTGTCGTCAATCCACCGGGATGGCGATCGATGGATGTTGGAAGCCGGTGGCCATGGCTACCGCGCACGAGCCGTGATGATTGCCGATGGCTCCAACTCTCGTTTTGCCGCCCCCTTGGGCCTCGGTCCCAGTCAGCCGCGCTTTGCAGAAGCCCTGGCGGCTGAGGTTGATGCCGAGGTGTTGGAGGGGGACACGGCCCGATTCGAATTCGGTCTCGTGCGCCATGGCTTCTGCTGGGCCTTCCCCAGGCAAGGGGGCTACAGCATTGGAGTGGGCACCTTCATTGGCCGCGAAGCGGCGGATGCGGATGCGGTGTTAACCGAATTGCTTCCCTCCTTGGGCCTCGCGCCGGATGCCGGCCTGCGGCGCCGTTCTCCCCTCAGGGTTTGGGATGGTCACTACCCACTGCATGTCCCTGGCGCCGTGGTGGTCGGTGACGCGGCCTCCCTCTGTGATCCCTTTTTGGCGGAGGGGTTACGCCCGGCACTGATGAGTGGCGTGCGGGCCGCTGACGCGGTGGATCGCTATCTGGGCAGCTCCGCTGCCGATGAGCAACAGCAGGCCCTCGCTCAATACAGCGCCCAGATGCGCCAACACTGGGGCGACTCCATGGCCTGGGGCCGGCGCATTGCACAGGTGTTCTACCGGGTACCGAAAGTGGGCTACCAGCTGGGGATCAAGCGACCGACAGCGCCGCAACGGATCGCCCAAATTCTTTCGGGCGAGATGGGTTACGGCGATATCGCCCAACGCGTGATTAAACGCCTGCTGTTCCAGCGGGGCTGA
- a CDS encoding Crp/Fnr family transcriptional regulator: MNALETMRALASQGEVIQATAGDAIFSSGETGDCMFGVLEGTVELTWNDEVGHEVIQAGDVFGAGALVTAEHRRYGNAKAVSDCKLLKMNREKFLFAVQESPMFAIELLGSIDHRLRQLKDCTKVG; the protein is encoded by the coding sequence GTGAACGCCCTCGAAACCATGCGTGCCCTGGCCAGCCAGGGAGAGGTGATTCAGGCAACGGCAGGTGATGCGATCTTCTCCTCCGGGGAGACCGGAGACTGCATGTTCGGGGTTCTGGAAGGAACCGTTGAGCTCACTTGGAACGACGAGGTCGGCCATGAGGTCATTCAGGCCGGCGACGTCTTTGGTGCCGGTGCCCTGGTGACGGCGGAGCATCGCCGGTACGGCAATGCCAAAGCCGTCAGCGACTGCAAGCTGCTGAAGATGAACCGCGAGAAGTTCCTCTTCGCCGTTCAGGAATCCCCCATGTTCGCCATCGAGCTGCTGGGCTCAATTGATCACCGCCTGAGGCAACTCAAGGACTGCACCAAGGTCGGCTGA
- a CDS encoding transaldolase, with protein MANLLDQLAAMTVVVADTGDIDAIQQFTPRDATTNPSLILAAAQIPTYQNLIDTSLRESREVCGPSAPAEEVVREALDEICVTFGKEILKIVPGRVSTEVDARLSFNTEATITKARKLIGLYRQAGISRDRVLIKIASTWEGIKAAEVLEKEGIHCNLTLLFSFAQAVAAAEAGVTLISPFVGRILDWFIKSTGRESYPGHEDPGVLSVTKIFNYFKTFGYKTEVMGASFRNIDEIVELAGCDLLTISPKLLDQLRNTQGDLQRKLNPFDPATTEQQIHLDAQGFKAMMAEDQMATEKLDEGIRGFTKAIETLEAQLAHRLGELEGASAFQHAAQEIFLLNDLDGDGCITREEWLGTDAVFDALDTDHDGRLLPNDIRGGLGAALAINN; from the coding sequence ATGGCCAATCTCCTCGACCAACTGGCCGCGATGACCGTTGTTGTCGCCGATACCGGTGACATCGATGCGATTCAGCAGTTCACCCCCCGGGATGCCACCACCAACCCTTCGTTGATCCTGGCGGCGGCCCAGATCCCGACCTACCAAAACCTGATCGATACCTCCCTGCGGGAGTCCCGCGAGGTCTGCGGCCCCTCGGCACCGGCTGAAGAGGTGGTGCGCGAAGCCCTCGACGAGATCTGCGTCACCTTCGGCAAGGAAATTCTCAAGATCGTCCCCGGCCGGGTCTCCACCGAAGTGGATGCGCGCCTGAGCTTCAACACCGAAGCGACGATCACCAAGGCCCGCAAGCTGATTGGCCTTTATCGCCAAGCGGGCATCAGCCGTGATCGCGTGCTGATCAAGATTGCCTCCACCTGGGAAGGCATCAAGGCCGCGGAGGTGCTCGAAAAAGAGGGCATCCACTGCAACCTCACCCTCCTCTTCAGCTTCGCTCAGGCCGTGGCCGCCGCTGAGGCTGGCGTCACCTTGATCTCCCCCTTTGTCGGCCGCATCCTCGACTGGTTCATAAAGAGCACCGGCCGCGAGAGCTATCCCGGCCATGAGGATCCGGGCGTGCTCTCGGTCACCAAGATCTTCAACTACTTCAAGACCTTCGGCTACAAAACCGAGGTCATGGGAGCGAGCTTCCGCAACATCGACGAGATCGTCGAATTGGCGGGATGTGACCTACTCACCATCTCGCCCAAACTCCTGGATCAACTGCGCAACACCCAAGGGGATCTGCAACGGAAACTGAACCCCTTTGATCCAGCGACGACGGAGCAACAGATCCACCTGGATGCCCAAGGCTTCAAGGCGATGATGGCCGAGGATCAGATGGCCACTGAAAAACTGGATGAGGGTATCCGGGGATTCACCAAGGCAATCGAGACCTTGGAAGCCCAATTGGCCCACCGTTTGGGCGAACTGGAGGGAGCCAGTGCCTTCCAACATGCCGCCCAGGAAATCTTCCTGCTGAACGACCTCGATGGCGATGGCTGCATCACTCGCGAGGAATGGCTGGGGACCGATGCTGTGTTCGATGCCCTGGACACCGATCACGACGGACGTCTTTTGCCCAATGACATCCGTGGCGGACTCGGTGCGGCCCTCGCTATTAACAACTGA